Proteins encoded within one genomic window of Bombus terrestris chromosome 11, iyBomTerr1.2, whole genome shotgun sequence:
- the LOC100651964 gene encoding forkhead box protein J1-A isoform X2, with protein MVKMKGESIDTKKPTNRGVSIMKENMHNDDYGVEAELTSLSWLQSLDITSASSLPTPPCSPSPPPLTRQPRKKLSPLIKAELDLAANAEKYRTDPDAKPPFSYATIICLAMRANNNKVSLSNIYAWIRENFLFYKYADPAWQLPRSKDEPGKGGFWKLDLERMEEGRKSKRRATMSQRIRGSKKLTAAKTMVTNNIQSNGAPSINCPSTLYETPPSSVSPPIPDCLSEIPDSTQVSLSEDDLTGLLIATAGWDENQLDLLDSLLDTL; from the exons ATGGTGAAAATGAAGGGAGAATCGATCGATACTAAGAAACCAACGAATCGTGGTGTATcaattatgaaagaaaatatgcATAATGACGATTACGGCGTTGAGGCAGAATTGACAAGTCTTTCGTGGCTACAATCGCTTGACATTACAAGTGCTTCTAGTTTGCCAACACCACCCTGTTCTCCATCTCCGCCTCCGTTAACGCGACAGCCAAGAAAAAAACTTTCACCCCTAATTAAGGCCGAATTAG ATCTAGCTGCAAACGCCGAGAAGTATCGAACTGACCCTGACGCAAAACCGCCATTTTCGTATGCGACGATCATTTGCTTGGCGATGCGTGCAAATAATAACAAAGTGTCCCTTTCAAATATATATGCATGGATTCGAGAAAACTTCTTGTTTTACAAATATGCTGATCCAGCTTGGCAG TTACCACGTTCAAAGGATGAACCAGGCAAAGGTGGTTTCTGGAAATTAGATTTGGAAAGAATGGAAGAAGGCAGAAAATCGAAGCGACGCGCAACCATGTCTCAACGAATTCGTGGATCAAAGAAGCTAACAGCTGCAAAGACGATGGTAACGAACAATATTCAAAGCAATGGCGCCCCATCGATCAACTGTCCGTCGACGTTATACGAGACACCGCCCAGTAGCGTATCTCCTCCGATTCCAGACTGTCTCTCGGAAATTCCCGATTCTACCCAAGTTAGTTTAAGCGAAGATGATCTCACTGGTTTGTTAATTGCTACTGCGGGTTGGGATGAGAATCAGTTGGATCTCTTAGATTCCCTTCTCGATACTCTTTAA
- the LOC100651964 gene encoding forkhead box protein J1-A isoform X1, producing MVKMKGESIDTKKPTNRGVSIMKENMHNDDYGVEAELTSLSWLQSLDITSASSLPTPPCSPSPPPLTRQPRKKLSPLIKAELDLAANAEKYRTDPDAKPPFSYATIICLAMRANNNKVSLSNIYAWIRENFLFYKYADPAWQNSIRHNLSLNKCFVKLPRSKDEPGKGGFWKLDLERMEEGRKSKRRATMSQRIRGSKKLTAAKTMVTNNIQSNGAPSINCPSTLYETPPSSVSPPIPDCLSEIPDSTQVSLSEDDLTGLLIATAGWDENQLDLLDSLLDTL from the exons ATGGTGAAAATGAAGGGAGAATCGATCGATACTAAGAAACCAACGAATCGTGGTGTATcaattatgaaagaaaatatgcATAATGACGATTACGGCGTTGAGGCAGAATTGACAAGTCTTTCGTGGCTACAATCGCTTGACATTACAAGTGCTTCTAGTTTGCCAACACCACCCTGTTCTCCATCTCCGCCTCCGTTAACGCGACAGCCAAGAAAAAAACTTTCACCCCTAATTAAGGCCGAATTAG ATCTAGCTGCAAACGCCGAGAAGTATCGAACTGACCCTGACGCAAAACCGCCATTTTCGTATGCGACGATCATTTGCTTGGCGATGCGTGCAAATAATAACAAAGTGTCCCTTTCAAATATATATGCATGGATTCGAGAAAACTTCTTGTTTTACAAATATGCTGATCCAGCTTGGCAG AACTCAATTCGACACAATTTATCATTGAATAAATGTTTTGTCAAGTTACCACGTTCAAAGGATGAACCAGGCAAAGGTGGTTTCTGGAAATTAGATTTGGAAAGAATGGAAGAAGGCAGAAAATCGAAGCGACGCGCAACCATGTCTCAACGAATTCGTGGATCAAAGAAGCTAACAGCTGCAAAGACGATGGTAACGAACAATATTCAAAGCAATGGCGCCCCATCGATCAACTGTCCGTCGACGTTATACGAGACACCGCCCAGTAGCGTATCTCCTCCGATTCCAGACTGTCTCTCGGAAATTCCCGATTCTACCCAAGTTAGTTTAAGCGAAGATGATCTCACTGGTTTGTTAATTGCTACTGCGGGTTGGGATGAGAATCAGTTGGATCTCTTAGATTCCCTTCTCGATACTCTTTAA
- the LOC100652087 gene encoding dual specificity mitogen-activated protein kinase kinase 4 produces MTENRGNFSTPTNQSSSRPFNFQHLDFGSINDVQNEMSEKRRQFKLNFQTQGSNISLNNSTNSSISNSTGSAACLPISSRPNLPLSLPKLPVRPCTVVPQELPDKARDKLRMCQSMQSTGKLQLSPNVVYDFTSEDLQDLGEIGRGGFGTVNKMIHRISDTVMAVKRIRSTVDEREQKQLLMDLEVVMKSNECPCIVQFYGALFKEGDCWICMELMDTSLDIFYKFIHEVLKERIPERILGKITVATVKALNYLKEKLRIIHRDVKPSNILLDRHGNIKLCDFGISGQLVDSIARTRDAGCRPYMAPERIDPQRAKGYDVRSDVWSLGITLMEIATGYFPYPKWNSVFEQLYQVVQGDPPRLSPNENGNHFTMDFVNFVNTCLIKEETQRPKYNKLLEHPFIRKAEEDTVDVSAYISGVLDNMVLRGLTPFTTNRH; encoded by the exons atgacGGAGAATCGGGGGAATTTTTCAACTCCAACGAATCAAA gTTCTAGCAGACCATTTAATTTTCAACATTTGGATTTTGGATCTATTAATGATGTTCAAAATGAAATGTCAG aaaaaagaagacaattcAAACTTAATTTTCAAACACAAGGAAGTAATATATCACTTAATAATTCAACAAACTCTTCTATTTCTAATTCAACTGGAAGTGCAGCTTGTTTACCAAT ATCTTCTCGTCCAAATTTACCTTTATCTTTGCCTAAACTACCAGTGAGACCTTGTACCGTAGTTCCACAAGAACTGCCTGATAAAGCAag gGATAAATTACGAATGTGTCAATCAATGCAAAGTACTGGAAAATTACAGCTGTCACCAAACGTAGTATATGATTTTACAAGTGAAGATCTTCAAGATCTGGGAGAAATAGGACGAGGAGGATTTGGTACTGTAAATAAAATGATCCATAGGATAAGTGATACTGTTATGGCTGTGAag AGAATTCGTTCCACAGTGGATGAAAGGGAGCAAAAACAATTATTAATGGATTTAGAGGTTGTAATGAAGTCTAATGAATGTCCATGCATTGTGCAATTTTATGGAGCTCTATTCAAAGAG GGTGACTGTTGGATTTGTATGGAACTCATGGACACTTcattagatatattttataagtttattcaTGAGGTATTAAAGGAAAGAATACCAGAACGTATTTTAGGAAAAATTACTGTTGCCACAGTAAAGGCGTTGAATTACCtcaaggaaaaactaagaataATTCATAGAGATGTAAAACCTAGTAATATTCTGTTAGATCGACATGGTAATATCAAACTTTGCGATTTTGGTATATCAGGACAGTTGGTAGATTCTATTGCACGAACTCGAGATGCTGGATGTAGACCATATATGGct ccAGAGAGGATAGATCCTCAACGTGCAAAGGGTTACGATGTTAGAAGTGATGTGTGGTCATTAGGTATTACATTAATGGAAATTGCGACTGGTTATTTTCCATATCCAAAATGGAATTCAGTTTTTGAACAACTTTATCAAGTAGTTCAGGGTGATCCACCACGCTTATCTCctaatgaaaatggaaatcaTTTTACTATGGATTTTGTGAATTTTGTGAATACATG TTTAATTAAGGAAGAGACACAGCGGCCGAAATACAACAAATTACTAGAACATCCTTTCATTAGAAAAGCAGAAGAAGATACTGTCGACGTTTCAGCTTATATAAGTGGTGTTCTTGATAACATGGTTCTCAGGGGATTGACACCTTTTACCACTAATCGGCATTAA